In Thauera sp. JM12B12, one DNA window encodes the following:
- a CDS encoding nucleoside deaminase, translating into MSKIDQDDIRYLRRAIELSRQARAKGNGAYGAVLVHADGRVLAEAENDQVTGRDSTGHAETNLVRVASERFDAATLAGATLYASAEPCAMCAGAVFWSGVRRLVYALGSERNYALLPPSNDELRLGCREVLAHGKRKVEVDGPALEDEAASVFTA; encoded by the coding sequence ATGAGCAAGATCGATCAGGACGACATTCGATATCTGCGCAGGGCGATCGAGCTGTCGCGCCAGGCGCGTGCAAAGGGCAACGGCGCCTACGGTGCGGTCCTCGTCCACGCAGATGGGCGGGTGCTGGCCGAGGCGGAGAACGATCAGGTCACCGGCCGCGACAGCACCGGCCATGCCGAGACGAACCTGGTGCGGGTCGCCAGCGAGCGATTCGATGCCGCCACGTTGGCCGGCGCCACCCTCTATGCGAGCGCCGAACCCTGCGCGATGTGCGCCGGGGCCGTGTTCTGGAGCGGCGTCCGGCGGCTCGTGTATGCACTCGGCAGCGAGCGCAACTACGCCTTGCTGCCGCCCTCGAACGATGAGTTGCGGCTGGGGTGCCGCGAGGTGCTCGCGCACGGCAAGCGCAAGGTGGAGGTCGACGGGCCGGCGCTCGAGGACGAGGCCGCGAGCGTCTTTACCGCCTAG
- the gcl gene encoding glyoxylate carboligase yields the protein MARMRAVDAAAAVMRKEGVSTVFGVPGAAINPLYSAMKKNGGFHHVLGRHVEGASHMAEGYTRANPGNIGVCIGTSGPAGTDMITGLYSASADSIPILCITGQAPRARLYKEDFQAVDIESIAKPVTKWAVTVREPALVPRVFQQAFHIMRSGRPGPVLIDLPFDVQMAEIEFDIDTYEPLPAYKPAATRAQAEKAMAMLNAAERPLIVSGGGVINANAEARLQEFAELTGVPVIPTLMGWGTIPDDHPLMAGMVGLQTSHRYGNATMLASDFVFGIGNRWANRHTGSVEVYTEGRKFVHVDIEPTQIGRVFGPDYGIVSDAGAALDRLLEVAREMKTAGQLPDRSAWVAECQQRKRTMQRKTHFDDTPMKPQRVYEEMNRAFGKDTCYVSTIGLSQIAAAQFLHVYKARHWINCGQAGPLGWTVPAALGVCAADPQRKVVAISGDYDFQFMIEELAVGAQFKLPYIHVLVNNAYLGLIRQSQRGFDMDYCVQLAFENINAPETEGYGVDHISVVEGLGCKAIRVRKPEEIQPAFAQAKQWMEEFRVPVVVEIILERVTNISMGTEINAINEFEELAEKGADAPTAISMLD from the coding sequence ATGGCCCGTATGAGAGCAGTGGATGCCGCCGCGGCGGTGATGCGCAAGGAAGGTGTGAGCACGGTGTTCGGCGTGCCCGGCGCCGCGATCAACCCGCTGTATTCGGCGATGAAGAAGAATGGCGGATTCCACCACGTCCTCGGCCGCCACGTCGAGGGCGCCTCGCACATGGCCGAGGGCTACACCCGCGCCAACCCGGGCAACATCGGCGTGTGCATCGGTACCTCGGGCCCGGCCGGCACCGACATGATCACCGGCCTGTACTCGGCCTCCGCCGACTCGATCCCCATCCTGTGCATCACCGGCCAGGCGCCGCGCGCCCGCCTGTACAAGGAAGACTTCCAGGCCGTCGACATCGAGTCGATCGCCAAGCCCGTCACCAAGTGGGCGGTGACCGTGCGCGAGCCGGCGCTGGTGCCGCGCGTGTTCCAGCAGGCCTTCCACATCATGCGCTCCGGCCGTCCCGGCCCGGTGCTGATCGACCTGCCCTTCGACGTGCAGATGGCCGAGATCGAGTTCGACATCGACACCTACGAGCCGCTGCCGGCGTACAAGCCCGCCGCCACCCGCGCCCAGGCCGAGAAGGCGATGGCGATGCTGAACGCCGCCGAGCGTCCGCTGATCGTCTCCGGCGGCGGCGTGATCAACGCCAACGCCGAGGCCCGTCTGCAGGAATTCGCCGAGCTCACCGGCGTGCCGGTGATCCCGACCCTGATGGGCTGGGGCACGATCCCCGACGACCACCCGCTGATGGCCGGCATGGTGGGCCTGCAGACCTCGCACCGCTATGGCAACGCCACCATGCTGGCGTCGGACTTCGTGTTCGGCATCGGCAACCGCTGGGCCAACCGCCACACCGGCTCGGTCGAGGTGTACACCGAAGGCCGCAAGTTCGTGCATGTGGACATCGAGCCGACCCAGATCGGCCGCGTGTTCGGCCCCGACTACGGCATCGTCTCCGACGCCGGTGCGGCGCTCGACCGCCTGCTCGAGGTGGCGCGCGAGATGAAGACCGCCGGTCAGCTCCCCGACCGCAGCGCCTGGGTCGCCGAGTGCCAGCAGCGCAAGCGCACGATGCAGCGCAAGACGCACTTCGACGACACGCCGATGAAGCCGCAGCGTGTGTATGAGGAGATGAACCGCGCCTTCGGCAAGGACACCTGCTACGTCAGCACGATCGGCCTGTCGCAGATCGCCGCCGCGCAGTTCCTGCATGTGTACAAGGCGCGCCACTGGATCAACTGCGGCCAGGCCGGCCCCCTGGGCTGGACGGTGCCCGCCGCGCTCGGCGTGTGCGCCGCCGACCCGCAGCGCAAGGTGGTGGCGATCTCGGGCGACTACGACTTCCAGTTCATGATCGAGGAGCTCGCGGTGGGGGCGCAGTTCAAGCTGCCCTACATCCACGTGCTGGTGAACAACGCCTACCTCGGCCTGATCCGCCAGTCACAGCGCGGCTTCGACATGGACTATTGTGTGCAGCTCGCGTTCGAGAACATCAACGCGCCGGAAACCGAGGGCTACGGCGTCGATCACATCAGCGTGGTCGAGGGCCTGGGCTGCAAGGCGATCCGCGTGCGCAAGCCGGAGGAGATCCAGCCCGCCTTCGCCCAGGCGAAGCAGTGGATGGAAGAGTTCCGCGTGCCGGTGGTGGTCGAGATCATCCTCGAGCGCGTGACCAACATCTCGATGGGCACCGAGATCAACGCCATCAACGAGTTCGAGGAACTCGCCGAGAAGGGCGCCGACGCCCCGACCGCGATCTCGATGCTCGACTGA
- a CDS encoding heme-binding protein — translation MKPTQALTLADVRRAAEAAEAEARANGWAVSIAICDAGGHALWLQRMDGAPLMSAAVAPEKARTCVLSGKPSKAFEDMVNNGRIAALAMPVVPLEGGEPIVVDGCVIGAVGVSGVKAGEDAQVARAGVTALLAFANA, via the coding sequence ATGAAACCCACTCAAGCACTCACGCTCGCCGATGTACGGCGCGCCGCCGAAGCGGCGGAAGCCGAGGCGCGCGCCAATGGCTGGGCGGTCAGCATCGCGATCTGCGACGCCGGCGGCCACGCGCTGTGGCTGCAGCGCATGGACGGCGCGCCGCTGATGAGCGCCGCCGTCGCCCCCGAGAAGGCGCGCACCTGCGTGCTCAGCGGCAAGCCGAGCAAGGCCTTCGAGGACATGGTCAACAACGGCCGCATCGCCGCGCTGGCGATGCCGGTGGTGCCGCTCGAGGGCGGCGAGCCGATCGTCGTCGACGGCTGCGTGATCGGCGCGGTGGGCGTATCCGGCGTCAAGGCCGGCGAGGACGCCCAGGTGGCGCGCGCCGGCGTGACCGCGCTGCTTGCTTTCGCGAACGCCTGA
- a CDS encoding M20 aminoacylase family protein, which produces MSTQAAVAPEIDTEQMKVWRHAIHRNPELGFEEHATSALVAERLRAWGYEVHTGIAVTGVVGVLRVGDGSGRTIGLRADMDAIPVQEMTGLPWASVIPGKMHGCGHDGHTAMLLGAAQALAERARKGLLAGNGTLVLIFQPAEELGGGGGARRMIDEGLFERFPCDAIFGMHNFPGIPVGEVHVRPGAFMASSDKVLIRFVGRGGHGGMPHMAVDPTLPAAATVLGLQSIVGRNVNPNLAAVISVGRMQAGSAYNVIGETAELELSVRTLDPDVRNLVEQRIRELAENQARAYGCTSEIRYERGYPVLINAAGPTAFAVDVARRTFGAAHVFADAQPLTGSEDFAFLLERVPGCYVLVGNGDNGHADGKWAGGCMVHNPHYDFNDACLAVGARLWVGLVEQYFHN; this is translated from the coding sequence ATGAGCACCCAAGCAGCTGTTGCGCCCGAGATCGATACCGAGCAGATGAAGGTGTGGCGCCATGCCATCCACCGCAACCCGGAGCTCGGCTTCGAGGAGCACGCCACCAGCGCGCTGGTGGCCGAGCGGCTGCGCGCCTGGGGCTACGAGGTGCACACCGGCATCGCCGTCACCGGTGTGGTGGGCGTGCTGCGCGTCGGCGACGGCAGCGGGCGCACCATCGGGCTGCGCGCCGACATGGACGCCATCCCGGTGCAGGAGATGACCGGCCTGCCGTGGGCGAGCGTCATCCCGGGCAAGATGCACGGCTGCGGCCACGACGGCCACACCGCGATGCTGCTCGGTGCCGCCCAGGCGTTGGCCGAGCGCGCGCGCAAGGGTCTGCTGGCGGGCAATGGCACGCTGGTGCTGATCTTCCAGCCCGCCGAGGAACTCGGCGGCGGCGGTGGCGCGCGGCGCATGATCGACGAAGGCTTGTTCGAGCGCTTCCCCTGCGACGCCATCTTCGGCATGCACAACTTCCCGGGCATCCCGGTCGGCGAGGTCCACGTTCGTCCGGGCGCCTTCATGGCCTCCTCGGACAAGGTGCTGATCCGCTTCGTCGGCCGCGGCGGCCATGGCGGCATGCCGCACATGGCGGTGGATCCGACCCTGCCGGCGGCGGCGACCGTGCTCGGGCTGCAATCCATCGTCGGTCGCAACGTCAATCCCAACCTCGCCGCGGTGATCAGCGTCGGGCGCATGCAGGCGGGCTCGGCCTACAACGTGATCGGCGAGACCGCCGAACTCGAGCTCAGCGTGCGCACCCTCGACCCCGACGTCCGCAACCTCGTCGAGCAGCGTATCCGCGAACTGGCCGAGAACCAGGCGCGCGCCTACGGCTGCACCAGCGAGATCCGCTACGAGCGCGGCTACCCGGTGCTGATCAACGCCGCCGGGCCGACCGCCTTCGCGGTCGATGTCGCACGCAGGACCTTCGGCGCCGCACATGTGTTCGCCGATGCCCAGCCGCTCACCGGCAGCGAGGATTTCGCCTTCCTGCTCGAGCGCGTGCCGGGCTGCTACGTGCTGGTCGGCAACGGCGACAACGGCCACGCCGACGGCAAGTGGGCGGGCGGCTGCATGGTTCACAACCCGCACTACGATTTCAACGATGCCTGCCTCGCGGTGGGCGCCCGGCTGTGGGTCGGCCTGGTCGAGCAGTATTTCCATAACTAA
- the hyi gene encoding hydroxypyruvate isomerase encodes MPKFNANLTMLFNEVPFLDRFQAAAEAGFKGVEYLFPYAFDKDALAERLVKHGLVQVLHNLPAGNWEGGERGIACHPDRVGEFQDGVGRAIEYATALGCKQVNCLAGIAPANVDADTVHATFVANLRFAAAKLKEAGIRLLVEPINTWDIPGFYLNRTAQAIALIEEVGSSNLYLQHDIYHMQRMEGELANTIAKHLPKIAHMQIADNPGRNEPGTGEINYAWLFRFIDQLGYDGWIGCEYKPAAGTREGLGWIKALAG; translated from the coding sequence ATGCCGAAGTTCAACGCCAACCTCACCATGCTGTTCAACGAAGTCCCCTTCCTCGACCGCTTTCAGGCGGCGGCGGAGGCCGGCTTCAAGGGCGTGGAGTACCTCTTCCCCTACGCCTTCGACAAGGACGCGCTCGCCGAGCGCCTGGTCAAGCACGGCCTGGTGCAGGTGCTGCACAACCTGCCGGCGGGCAACTGGGAAGGTGGCGAACGCGGCATCGCCTGCCATCCGGACCGCGTCGGCGAGTTCCAGGACGGCGTCGGGCGTGCGATCGAATACGCCACCGCACTCGGCTGCAAGCAGGTGAACTGCCTCGCCGGCATCGCTCCGGCCAATGTCGATGCGGACACGGTGCACGCGACCTTCGTCGCCAACCTGCGCTTCGCCGCCGCCAAGCTCAAGGAAGCAGGCATCCGCCTGCTCGTCGAGCCGATCAACACCTGGGACATCCCGGGCTTCTACCTCAACCGCACGGCGCAGGCGATCGCGCTGATCGAGGAAGTCGGATCAAGCAACCTGTACCTGCAGCACGACATCTATCACATGCAGCGCATGGAGGGCGAGCTCGCCAACACCATCGCCAAGCACCTGCCGAAGATCGCGCACATGCAGATCGCCGACAACCCGGGGCGCAACGAGCCCGGCACCGGCGAGATCAACTACGCCTGGCTGTTCCGCTTCATCGACCAGCTCGGCTACGACGGCTGGATCGGCTGCGAATACAAGCCCGCCGCCGGCACCCGCGAGGGCCTGGGCTGGATCAAGGCGCTCGCCGGCTGA
- a CDS encoding LysR family transcriptional regulator: protein MDRYTEIRSFTLVAEKGSFAAAALVEGVTPVVMGRRLDALERRLGVKLMHRSTRGLTLTELGEQFLDQSRSLLREFDEIERAVSAGRDLVRGHLVVSAPAAFGRRHVAPHATAFRAQHPELRMSFNFTDSVVDLVREGYDMAIRIGEVTDPNYVAVRLFPNRRVVCGTPDYFERHGIPRQPEDLVRHNCLAFNLAGGQQRGWSFLREGKLFAVRVEGDLACNDGELLYGWVKQGLGVGWRSTWEIQAELKRGELVTVLDEFAVPSYDIQAVYPQQRHLPAKVRRFIDHLKAIYQREGYWEG, encoded by the coding sequence ATGGACCGCTACACCGAAATCCGCAGTTTCACCCTCGTCGCCGAGAAGGGCAGCTTTGCCGCGGCCGCGCTGGTCGAAGGGGTGACGCCGGTCGTCATGGGACGCCGGCTGGACGCGCTCGAGCGTCGGCTGGGGGTCAAGCTGATGCACCGCTCGACGCGCGGCCTCACCCTCACCGAGCTGGGCGAGCAGTTCCTCGACCAGAGCCGCAGCCTGCTGCGCGAATTCGACGAGATCGAGCGTGCGGTCAGCGCCGGGCGCGACCTGGTGCGCGGCCACCTCGTCGTCTCCGCGCCGGCCGCCTTCGGCCGCCGCCACGTTGCCCCGCACGCGACTGCGTTCAGGGCCCAGCATCCCGAGCTGCGCATGTCGTTCAACTTCACCGACAGCGTGGTCGATCTGGTGCGCGAGGGCTACGACATGGCGATCCGCATCGGCGAGGTCACCGACCCCAACTACGTCGCCGTGCGCCTGTTCCCCAACCGCCGCGTGGTGTGCGGCACGCCCGACTATTTCGAGCGCCACGGCATCCCGCGCCAGCCCGAGGACCTGGTCCGCCACAACTGCCTCGCCTTCAACCTCGCCGGCGGCCAGCAGCGCGGCTGGTCCTTCCTGCGCGAGGGCAAGCTGTTCGCGGTGCGCGTCGAGGGCGACCTCGCCTGCAACGACGGCGAACTGCTCTATGGCTGGGTGAAGCAGGGCTTGGGCGTGGGCTGGCGCTCGACCTGGGAGATCCAAGCCGAGCTCAAGCGCGGCGAGCTGGTCACCGTGCTCGACGAGTTCGCGGTACCGAGCTACGACATCCAGGCGGTGTATCCGCAGCAGCGCCACCTGCCGGCCAAGGTGCGCCGCTTCATCGACCACCTGAAGGCGATCTACCAGCGCGAGGGCTACTGGGAGGGCTGA
- a CDS encoding LysR substrate-binding domain-containing protein, whose amino-acid sequence MKDHQLRALVQVADSGSIRAAARAMNLSQSALTKALRELEEDVGAELLQRSYKGIGFTPEGTALLIRARLVLATIEKARAEIRQMRGGAGAHVKAAITPLVTATVMPRVLAAFRKAQPEAELTFHEGLLVTALPGLIEGTLDFAVALASPQDLPYEIEFEPLTDIEAIPFVNLGHPLAEARDWAAVAGAEWVLNLSAGSQSMNLVGWLEQHGLPAPSRILHCSSPFLILELARRNELIGYGPKVLITDPQVGVGLRPLPLQPLPPTMPLGLLTQRGVPLGSAAKKLANLFRRELEARRPAATQP is encoded by the coding sequence ATGAAGGACCACCAGTTGCGAGCGCTCGTGCAGGTGGCGGATAGCGGCTCGATCCGCGCCGCGGCGCGGGCGATGAACCTGAGCCAGAGCGCCTTGACCAAGGCGCTGCGCGAGCTGGAGGAGGATGTCGGCGCCGAGCTGCTGCAACGTAGCTACAAGGGCATCGGCTTCACGCCCGAAGGCACCGCACTGCTGATTCGTGCCCGCCTCGTGCTGGCGACGATCGAGAAAGCACGCGCCGAGATCCGCCAGATGCGCGGCGGCGCGGGCGCACACGTCAAGGCGGCGATCACCCCGCTGGTCACGGCAACCGTGATGCCACGGGTACTGGCCGCGTTCCGCAAGGCGCAGCCGGAAGCCGAACTCACCTTCCACGAGGGGCTGCTGGTGACGGCCCTGCCCGGGCTGATCGAGGGCACCCTCGATTTCGCGGTCGCGCTCGCCTCGCCTCAGGATCTGCCCTACGAGATCGAGTTCGAACCGCTGACCGACATCGAGGCCATCCCCTTCGTGAACCTCGGCCATCCCCTTGCCGAGGCGCGCGACTGGGCGGCGGTCGCCGGCGCCGAATGGGTGCTGAACCTGAGCGCCGGGAGCCAGAGCATGAACCTGGTCGGCTGGCTCGAACAGCATGGCCTGCCGGCGCCGAGCCGCATCCTGCACTGCTCGTCGCCCTTCCTGATCCTCGAGCTCGCCCGCCGCAACGAGCTGATCGGCTACGGGCCAAAGGTGCTGATCACCGATCCGCAGGTCGGCGTCGGCCTGCGCCCGCTGCCGCTTCAGCCGCTGCCGCCCACCATGCCGCTTGGCCTGCTGACCCAGCGCGGGGTGCCGCTCGGCAGCGCGGCGAAGAAGCTCGCCAACCTGTTCCGCCGCGAACTCGAAGCCCGGCGACCGGCCGCGACACAGCCCTGA
- a CDS encoding DUF3830 family protein, with amino-acid sequence MRHLAIEVGSFRFVARMEQAAAPKTCAAFLELLPFSNQVIHSRWSGEAVWVPLGEFDTGLGFENHTSHPSRGDILLYPGGFSETEILFAYGSSCFASKMGQLAGNHFLTVVEGADQLYEMGRTVLWKGAQWIRFTDLGER; translated from the coding sequence ATGCGTCATCTCGCCATCGAAGTCGGTTCGTTCCGCTTTGTCGCCCGCATGGAGCAGGCCGCCGCGCCCAAGACCTGTGCAGCCTTTCTCGAGCTGCTCCCGTTCTCGAACCAGGTGATCCATTCGCGCTGGAGCGGCGAGGCGGTGTGGGTGCCGCTCGGCGAGTTCGACACCGGGCTCGGCTTCGAGAACCACACCAGCCATCCCTCGCGCGGCGACATCCTGCTCTATCCGGGCGGCTTCTCCGAGACCGAAATCCTGTTCGCCTACGGGAGCAGCTGCTTCGCCAGCAAGATGGGCCAGCTCGCCGGCAACCACTTCCTGACCGTCGTGGAAGGCGCCGATCAGCTCTACGAGATGGGCCGCACGGTACTGTGGAAGGGCGCGCAATGGATCCGCTTCACCGACCTCGGCGAACGCTGA
- a CDS encoding 2-hydroxy-3-oxopropionate reductase — translation MANIGFIGLGIMGAPMAGHLLKGGHSVFTYTHGDTPATLLEAGAQPCANGAEVARKADIIITMVPDTPHVEDALFNPEGVAAGLSKGKIVVDMSSISPVATKEFAKRINALGCEYLDAPVSGGEVGAKAASLTIMVGGSEAAFDKVKPLFELMGKNITLVGGNGDGQITKVANQIIVALNIEAVGEALLLAAKAGADPAKVRQALMGGFANSRILEVHGERMVKRTFDPGFRIELHQKDLNLALTTARQLGVSLPNTATAQELFNACSAHGGSKWDHSAMVRALEKMANFEIGQ, via the coding sequence ATGGCAAACATCGGATTCATCGGCCTCGGCATCATGGGCGCCCCCATGGCGGGCCATCTGCTGAAGGGCGGACACAGCGTGTTCACCTACACCCATGGTGACACCCCGGCCACCTTGCTCGAGGCTGGCGCCCAGCCCTGCGCCAACGGCGCCGAGGTCGCGCGCAAGGCGGACATCATCATCACCATGGTGCCGGACACGCCGCACGTCGAGGACGCGCTGTTCAACCCCGAAGGCGTCGCCGCCGGCCTGTCGAAGGGCAAGATCGTGGTGGACATGAGCTCGATCTCGCCGGTCGCCACCAAGGAATTCGCCAAGCGCATCAACGCGCTCGGCTGCGAGTACCTCGATGCGCCGGTGTCTGGTGGCGAGGTCGGCGCCAAGGCCGCCAGCCTGACCATCATGGTCGGCGGCAGCGAGGCCGCCTTCGACAAGGTGAAGCCGCTCTTCGAGCTGATGGGCAAGAACATCACGCTCGTGGGCGGCAACGGCGACGGCCAGATCACCAAGGTCGCCAACCAGATCATCGTCGCCCTCAACATCGAGGCCGTCGGCGAGGCCCTGCTGCTCGCCGCCAAGGCCGGCGCCGACCCGGCCAAGGTGCGCCAGGCGCTGATGGGCGGCTTCGCCAACTCGCGCATCCTCGAGGTGCACGGCGAGCGCATGGTCAAGCGCACCTTCGACCCGGGTTTCCGCATCGAGCTGCACCAGAAGGACCTCAACCTCGCGCTCACCACCGCACGCCAGCTCGGCGTGTCGCTGCCCAACACCGCCACCGCGCAGGAACTGTTCAACGCCTGCAGCGCGCACGGCGGCTCGAAGTGGGACCACTCGGCGATGGTGCGTGCGCTCGAGAAGATGGCCAACTTCGAGATCGGGCAATGA
- the pyk gene encoding pyruvate kinase — MKRERSARILATLGPASSTREQIRALAEAGADVFRLNFSHGSHEDHAERYRLIREIEVEIGRPIGVLMDLQGPKLRVGRFAEGKVTLAPGARFRLDLDPEAGDASRANLPHPEIFAALETGTELLLDDGKLRLRVDAFGSDFADTTVLVGGPLSDRKGVNVPGVVLPISPLTAKDRADLDFGLSLGVDWVALSFVQRPDDLREARELIGDRAWIMAKLEKPAAIDELEPIVALADGIMVARGDLGVELPPQQVPVLQRRIVRAARAAGKPVVVATQMLESMITAPVPTRAEASDVATAIYDGADAVMLSAESASGQYPIEAVSIMHSIICEVERDPAWRAGLEASHTPAAANTPDAICCALRRVAGLLEPAATVAYTSSGFSALRASRERPQAPILALTPQATTARRLALAWGVHPVPFEEVHDVVEMVDHAGRSAVSHGFAGPGDVLVVIGGLPFGKSGSTNLLHVARIPG, encoded by the coding sequence ATGAAACGCGAACGCAGCGCCCGCATTCTCGCCACCCTGGGGCCGGCGAGCTCGACCCGAGAACAGATTCGTGCGCTGGCCGAAGCCGGCGCAGATGTCTTCCGCCTCAACTTCAGCCATGGCAGCCACGAGGACCACGCCGAGCGCTACCGCCTGATCCGCGAGATCGAGGTCGAGATCGGCCGACCGATCGGCGTGCTGATGGACCTCCAGGGCCCCAAGCTGCGCGTGGGCCGCTTCGCCGAAGGCAAGGTGACGCTCGCCCCCGGTGCGCGCTTCCGCCTCGATCTCGACCCTGAGGCCGGCGACGCCAGCCGCGCCAACCTGCCCCATCCCGAGATCTTCGCCGCGCTCGAGACCGGCACCGAGCTGCTGCTCGACGACGGCAAGCTGCGCCTGCGGGTGGACGCCTTCGGCAGCGACTTTGCCGACACCACGGTGCTGGTGGGCGGCCCGCTGTCGGACCGCAAGGGGGTGAACGTGCCCGGCGTGGTGCTGCCGATCTCGCCCCTGACCGCGAAGGACCGCGCCGACCTCGACTTCGGGCTGTCACTCGGTGTGGACTGGGTCGCGCTGTCCTTCGTGCAACGTCCCGACGACCTGCGCGAGGCCCGCGAGCTGATCGGTGACCGCGCCTGGATCATGGCCAAGCTCGAAAAGCCCGCCGCCATCGACGAGCTCGAGCCGATCGTCGCGCTTGCCGACGGCATCATGGTGGCGCGCGGCGACCTCGGCGTGGAGCTGCCGCCGCAGCAGGTGCCCGTGCTGCAGCGCCGGATCGTGCGCGCCGCGCGCGCCGCCGGCAAGCCGGTGGTGGTGGCCACGCAGATGCTGGAGTCGATGATCACCGCCCCGGTGCCCACCCGCGCCGAGGCCTCCGACGTCGCCACCGCGATCTACGACGGCGCCGATGCGGTGATGCTTTCGGCCGAATCGGCCTCGGGCCAGTACCCGATCGAGGCGGTGTCGATCATGCACAGCATCATCTGCGAGGTCGAGCGCGACCCGGCCTGGCGTGCCGGTCTCGAAGCCAGCCACACCCCCGCCGCGGCCAACACACCCGATGCCATCTGCTGCGCGCTGCGCCGCGTCGCCGGTCTGCTCGAGCCCGCGGCCACGGTGGCCTACACCAGCTCGGGGTTCAGCGCCTTGCGCGCAAGCCGCGAGCGCCCGCAGGCGCCGATCCTGGCCCTGACCCCGCAGGCCACGACCGCGCGCCGGCTGGCACTGGCGTGGGGCGTGCATCCGGTGCCCTTCGAGGAGGTGCACGATGTCGTCGAGATGGTGGATCACGCGGGCAGATCCGCGGTCAGCCATGGCTTCGCCGGTCCCGGCGACGTCCTGGTCGTGATCGGTGGCCTGCCCTTCGGCAAGAGCGGCAGCACCAACCTGCTGCACGTGGCCCGCATCCCGGGCTGA
- a CDS encoding TRAP transporter substrate-binding protein, producing the protein MKLSKLLATLSAGFVIATGAGMPAAQAATTLTMSSWVSPTHFLTPEVFQPWIEDVKRVTEGRVDVRILPKPVGGPAQHWELARKGIADITWGNFTYEPDRFKALWFSEMPFIGTNAEASSVALWETYEKYLAGKPAFEGVVMLGVGLFGGGQIHHGSKNIIEPDDLKNQKVRMGGPIQKRLLEDLGAVPVAGPGPKAYELLESGVVDASLHTIESVINFRVEEKLKHHTIVPGGFYDASFFIAINEGKWNKLSEADRKAIMSVSGEKLSRLWGQRFDVQNQAGEAKLRAEGHSFNAPSEALFERIGAVRERMLADWAAEGPSYGVDKPMEMLEFFEQRYKSHAGN; encoded by the coding sequence ATGAAACTCAGCAAACTCCTGGCTACCCTGTCCGCCGGCTTCGTCATCGCCACCGGCGCCGGCATGCCGGCCGCCCAGGCCGCCACCACCCTGACCATGTCGAGCTGGGTGTCGCCCACCCACTTCCTGACCCCCGAGGTCTTCCAGCCCTGGATCGAGGACGTCAAGCGCGTCACCGAGGGCCGCGTCGACGTCCGCATCCTGCCCAAGCCGGTCGGCGGCCCCGCCCAGCACTGGGAGCTGGCGCGCAAGGGCATCGCCGACATCACCTGGGGCAACTTCACCTACGAGCCCGATCGCTTCAAGGCGCTGTGGTTCTCGGAGATGCCCTTCATCGGCACCAACGCGGAAGCCTCCTCGGTGGCGCTGTGGGAGACCTACGAGAAGTACCTCGCCGGCAAGCCGGCCTTCGAGGGCGTGGTCATGCTCGGCGTCGGCCTCTTCGGCGGCGGCCAGATCCATCACGGCAGCAAGAACATCATCGAGCCCGACGACCTCAAGAACCAGAAGGTGCGCATGGGCGGCCCGATCCAGAAGCGCCTGCTCGAGGACCTCGGCGCGGTGCCCGTCGCCGGGCCGGGCCCGAAGGCCTACGAGCTGCTCGAAAGCGGCGTGGTCGATGCCTCGCTGCACACCATCGAGTCGGTGATCAACTTCCGCGTCGAGGAAAAGCTCAAGCATCACACCATCGTCCCCGGCGGCTTCTACGATGCGTCCTTCTTCATCGCCATCAACGAGGGCAAGTGGAACAAGCTCTCCGAGGCCGACCGCAAGGCGATCATGAGCGTGTCGGGCGAGAAGCTGTCGCGCCTGTGGGGCCAGCGCTTCGATGTGCAGAACCAGGCCGGCGAGGCCAAGCTGCGCGCCGAGGGCCACAGCTTCAACGCGCCCTCGGAGGCGTTGTTCGAGCGCATCGGCGCGGTGCGCGAGCGCATGCTCGCCGACTGGGCGGCCGAAGGCCCGAGCTACGGTGTCGACAAGCCGATGGAGATGCTCGAGTTCTTCGAGCAGCGCTACAAGTCCCACGCCGGCAACTGA